From one Dysidea avara chromosome 9, odDysAvar1.4, whole genome shotgun sequence genomic stretch:
- the LOC136267606 gene encoding neurogenic locus notch homolog protein 3-like, whose translation MTCDPPCIHGVFMSVVGDAKSYDTCKCDPLWYDDDCSEFICDHLEANPCRHGATCQPLANYTDYECHCAVNYSGEFCTVSHFNCSNTTCSGHGICSDNGLDPSRYQCECDVGFSGSHCEENIDECVGVNCNNGTCVDGISSYYSSCNVNYTGSHCEDVDYCSIHNAEESNGCHSGICCPNGGTCINVPEEERHGCACPPPWLAVHSCRRRAVLCADVPCHNDASCEDDGLQYTCTCPSGFTGKHCEIELQECITNPCQNNATCYEVEADYNYLQFGKYCYCLPYTTGGFCESQCDPCDGTCHNGGSCWSHFVTGEYYTECQCADGYTDLDCSSDIDEYDFQCNCLSGYHGQYCQWLTNQTCAGANNTRFGCTPGHTSNCIDHLGELDGRKISVGGEIITVVSECRCNDGFVGDLCEEVVPYCNKHPCTSPFRYHRCITNYTNPSIPYCICKTGYEGEECEIDVYLCENSPCLHNGTCKDHGTYYSCHCPQEYGGIDCSIERYQNVHVMMVALEADVKLALTHVKTTLALMEELALVLEFEDVSHVIVQLDILVSLVLFACNHFVPALFLDVKRREIMEYVMQDECNNEQCHWDNDDCRLIKTDDPWSQCTVMVDGRSCQELFYNGVCDSV comes from the exons GTGTGATCCCCTATGGTATGATGATGACTGTTCAGAGTTCATCTGTGATCATCTTGAAGCTAACCCATGTAGACATGGAGCCACTTGTCAGCCACTAGCCAACTATACTGACTATGAATGTCACTGTGCTGTGAATTACAGTGGTGAATTTTGCACAGTCAGCCATTTTAACTGTAGTAACACTACATGTAGTGGACATGGTATCTGTTCAGATAATGGTCTTGATCCATCTCGTTATCAGTGTGAGTGTGATGTAGGATTTAGTGGATCACATTGTGAAGAGAATATTGATGAGTGTGTGGGTGTTAATTGTAACAATGGTACCTGTGTGGATGGTATATCAAGCTATTATAGTTCTTGTAATGTAAACTACACTGGTAGTCATTGTGAAGATGTGGACTACTGTTCTATACACAATGCTGAGGAATCCAATGGCTGTCATAGTGGTATATGTTGTCCCAATGGTGGTACTTGTATTAATGTACCAGAAGAAGAGAGACATGGATGTGCCTGTCCTCCTCCTTGGTTGGCAGTTCATAGTTGTCGAAGACGTGCAGTACTCTGTGCAGATGTTCCTTGTCATAATGATGCCAGTTGTGAAGATGATGGCCTTCAGTACACCTGTACATGTCCATCAG GTTTCACTGGGAAACACTGTGAAATTGAGCTACAAGAGTGTATCACAAATCCTTGTCAGAATAATGCAACTTGTTATGAAGTTGAAGCagattataattatttgcagTTTGGGAAATACTGCTACTGTCTTCCTTATACAACGGGTGGATTCTGTGAATCACAATGTGATCCTTGCGATGGCACTTGCCACAATGGTGGCAGTTGTTGGTCACACTTTGTGACAGGTGAATATTACACAGAGTGTCAATGTGCTGATGGGTACACAGACCTAGACTGTTCCTCTGATATTGATGAAT ATGACTTTCAGTGTAACTGTCTCTCTGGCTATCATGGACAATATTGTCAGTGGTTAACCAATCAAACCTGTGCAGGAGCTAACAATACTAGATTTGGCTGTACCCCTGGACACACTTCAAATTGTATCGACCATCTCGGAGAGTTAGATGGCAGGAAAATTTCTGTTGGAGGGGAAATTATCACTGTTGTATCTGAGTGCAGATGTAATGATGGATTTGTTGGTGATTTGTGTGAAGAAGTAGTTCCATATTGCAATAAGCATCCATGCACTAGTCCATTTCGATATCACAGGTGTATAACTAACTACACTAATCCATCTATTCCCTACTGTATCTGCAAGACTGGCTATGAAGGAGAAGAGTGTGAAATTGATGTGTACTTGTGTGAGAACTCTCCATGCCTCCACAATGGCACCTGTAAAGATCACGGAACATATTATTCTTGTCATTGTCCACAAGAGTACGGTGGTATTGATTGCTCCATAGAGAGAT ACCAAAATGTTCATGTTATGATGGTTGCACTGGAAGCAGATGTGAAACTTGCCTTGACCCATGTGAAGACAACCCTTGCCTTAATGGAGGAACTTGCTCTAGTACTAGAATTCGAAGATGTTTCTCATGTGATTGTCCAGTTGGATATTCTGGTGTCACTTGTTCTGTTTGCCTGCAACCATTTTGTGCCTGCACTGTTTCTGGATGTGAAGAGAAGGGAAATAATGGAATATGTGATGCAA GATGAATGCAATAATGAGCAATGTCACTGGGACAATGATGACTGTCGTCTGATCAAGACAGATGACCCCTGGAGTCAATGTACAGTGATGGTTGATGGTAGATCTTGTCAAGAGTTATTCTACAATGGAGTGTGTGACAGTGTTTGA